A genomic region of Irregularibacter muris contains the following coding sequences:
- a CDS encoding RelA/SpoT family protein: MIEKLKDKIREYYKDADLSPIVKAYQLAVEAHEGQKRASGEDYIHHPIAVAYILADLQLDVATITAGILHDVIEDTPYDFEDIQKEFGEEVAILVDGVTKLGKLDFVSKEEQQAENLRKMIIAMAKDIRVILIKLADRLHNMRTMKHMPPEKQKAKAQETIEIFAPIAHRLGISAIKWELEDSSLRYLDPKGYYSLVEKVAVKRREREEYIQNVIDILNEKVEEMNIEADIQGRPKHFYSIYSKMVYKNKNFDEIFDLTAVRIIVNSIKDCYGVLGIVHTLWKPIPGRFKDYIAMPKPNMYQSLHTTVIGPKGDPVEIQIRTWEMHRIAEFGIAAHWKYKEGKDSIDDFERKLTWLRQLLEWQKELKDAREFMETLKIDLFTDEVFVFTPKGDVLSLPQGSCPIDFAYSIHSAIGNQCVGAKVNGKIVPLDYKLQNGNIIEVLTSVNSNGPSRDWLNIVRSSQAKNKIKQWFKKEKREENIQKGKEILEKDVKRQGYQFSELFKAEWVEKVLRKFNYHSVDDLYAAVGYGGLTSNQILIRLKDEYNKIHGKAKNKNILEIEQPRKSNRAKQKTFGRGIKVEGFGDIAVRFSKCCNPVPGDEILGYITRGRGVSIHRADCTNIKSLEGAQRFVDVSWDKDDQVNYQSEIQIKAKDQKGLLSNLSNILAETKTSVTAMNARTGKNDIAYINMTIEVKSATELDQLLKRFKKIKGVISTYRV; encoded by the coding sequence ACGTAGCAACAATTACTGCCGGTATTCTTCACGATGTTATTGAAGATACACCCTATGATTTTGAAGACATTCAAAAAGAATTTGGAGAAGAAGTAGCAATTTTAGTGGATGGAGTAACAAAATTAGGTAAACTAGATTTTGTATCCAAGGAAGAACAGCAGGCAGAAAATCTTAGGAAAATGATTATAGCCATGGCCAAGGATATCCGGGTTATTCTGATAAAATTAGCTGACCGACTGCACAATATGAGAACAATGAAACATATGCCTCCTGAAAAGCAAAAAGCTAAGGCACAAGAGACTATAGAAATTTTTGCACCTATTGCCCACCGTCTAGGAATATCAGCTATTAAATGGGAACTAGAGGATTCTTCCCTTCGCTATTTAGATCCTAAGGGATATTATTCATTGGTTGAAAAAGTAGCCGTTAAACGAAGAGAAAGAGAAGAATATATTCAAAATGTTATTGATATTTTAAATGAAAAAGTAGAAGAAATGAATATAGAAGCAGATATACAAGGTAGACCAAAACATTTTTATAGTATATATAGTAAAATGGTCTATAAAAATAAAAATTTCGATGAAATTTTTGACTTAACTGCAGTTAGAATTATTGTAAATAGTATTAAGGATTGTTATGGAGTATTGGGTATAGTCCATACCCTATGGAAACCAATACCAGGTCGTTTCAAAGATTATATTGCTATGCCAAAACCAAATATGTATCAATCCCTTCATACCACGGTTATCGGCCCTAAGGGAGATCCAGTAGAAATTCAAATACGGACTTGGGAAATGCATAGAATTGCAGAATTTGGTATTGCAGCCCATTGGAAATATAAAGAGGGGAAAGATTCCATAGATGACTTTGAACGCAAATTAACATGGTTAAGGCAACTTTTGGAATGGCAAAAAGAACTAAAAGATGCTAGAGAATTTATGGAAACCCTAAAAATTGATTTATTTACAGACGAGGTTTTTGTATTTACGCCTAAGGGGGATGTGTTAAGCCTACCCCAAGGATCTTGCCCTATTGATTTTGCCTATAGTATTCATAGTGCCATTGGGAACCAGTGTGTAGGTGCCAAAGTGAATGGAAAAATAGTTCCTTTGGATTATAAACTGCAAAATGGAAATATTATTGAGGTATTAACTTCAGTAAATTCCAATGGACCAAGTAGAGATTGGCTAAATATAGTTAGAAGTTCCCAAGCTAAAAATAAAATTAAACAATGGTTTAAAAAGGAAAAAAGAGAAGAAAATATCCAAAAAGGGAAAGAAATTTTAGAAAAAGATGTAAAAAGGCAAGGATACCAATTTTCAGAACTTTTTAAAGCTGAATGGGTAGAGAAAGTTCTTAGAAAGTTTAATTATCATTCTGTTGACGATTTATATGCAGCTGTTGGTTATGGCGGGTTGACTTCTAATCAAATTTTAATTCGTTTAAAAGATGAATATAACAAAATACATGGTAAGGCAAAAAATAAGAACATATTAGAGATTGAACAACCTAGGAAGTCCAATCGGGCAAAACAGAAGACCTTTGGTAGAGGGATAAAAGTGGAAGGCTTTGGAGACATAGCGGTACGCTTTTCCAAATGCTGTAATCCCGTACCTGGAGATGAGATTTTAGGGTATATCACCAGAGGCAGAGGGGTTTCCATTCATAGAGCGGACTGTACAAATATAAAAAGTTTAGAAGGTGCACAGCGTTTTGTTGATGTTTCCTGGGATAAAGATGATCAAGTAAACTACCAATCAGAAATACAGATTAAGGCCAAGGATCAAAAAGGTTTGCTTTCAAATCTTTCAAATATTCTTGCAGAAACAAAAACATCGGTTACGGCCATGAATGCTAGAACAGGAAAAAACGATATTGCCTATATTAATATGACTATAGAAGTAAAAAGTGCAACAGAACTGGATCAATTGTTAAAACGTTTCAAAAAAATTAAAGGGGTTATCTCTACCTATAGAGTTTAA
- the dtd gene encoding D-aminoacyl-tRNA deacylase, translating into MRAVVQRVNFSHIEVDQQEVGRIGKGLLVLLGVKNDDTEEDVNYLVDKIINLRIFEDREEKMNLSLMDIGGELLVASQFTLYGDCKKGRRPSFTMAAKPERAEKLYEKFVEKTRGQGIRTQTGKFQTHMLVNLQNDGPVTMLIDSEKLF; encoded by the coding sequence ATGAGAGCAGTTGTACAAAGGGTTAATTTTTCCCATATAGAAGTAGATCAACAGGAAGTAGGAAGAATCGGAAAAGGATTGCTTGTACTTCTTGGTGTAAAGAATGATGACACAGAAGAAGATGTAAACTATTTAGTAGATAAAATTATTAACCTTCGCATTTTTGAAGATAGAGAGGAGAAGATGAATCTATCTTTAATGGATATTGGAGGAGAACTTCTAGTGGCATCACAATTTACTTTATATGGAGATTGCAAAAAAGGCAGAAGGCCAAGCTTTACCATGGCTGCTAAACCTGAAAGAGCAGAAAAGCTATATGAAAAATTTGTAGAGAAAACCAGAGGACAGGGAATTCGTACTCAAACAGGAAAATTTCAAACGCATATGTTGGTAAATTTGCAAAATGATGGCCCTGTAACCATGCTAATAGATAGTGAAAAATTATTCTAA
- a CDS encoding MBL fold metallo-hydrolase, with amino-acid sequence MIIETVPSGIYAANCYIIGCEETKEGAIIDPGGDALGLLFKIKKLQLNIKYIILTHGHLDHIGGVNEIKRKTQAAICIHSLDKDMLMDPELNLSKNMGRHIITQPCDIELKDKDVLNIGNISLEIIHTPGHTPGGICILANDSLFSGDTLFAGSVGRTDFPKGSTQDIISSISEKLFTLEDNVVVYPGHGAWTTIGKEKATNPFFN; translated from the coding sequence ATGATTATAGAAACAGTCCCATCAGGAATTTATGCTGCAAATTGTTATATTATTGGTTGCGAAGAGACAAAGGAAGGGGCAATTATTGATCCCGGTGGAGATGCTTTAGGATTATTATTTAAAATAAAAAAATTACAATTAAACATAAAATATATTATCCTTACCCATGGACATTTAGATCATATAGGGGGAGTCAATGAGATCAAGAGAAAGACCCAAGCAGCTATCTGTATACACTCCTTGGATAAAGATATGTTGATGGATCCAGAGTTGAATTTATCTAAAAATATGGGTAGGCATATTATTACACAACCTTGTGATATAGAGTTAAAAGACAAGGATGTCTTAAATATAGGAAATATTTCATTAGAAATTATCCATACGCCAGGCCATACCCCAGGAGGAATTTGTATTTTAGCTAACGATTCTTTATTTAGCGGGGATACTTTATTTGCAGGATCGGTGGGCAGAACAGATTTTCCCAAGGGAAGTACCCAAGATATCATAAGTTCTATTAGTGAAAAACTTTTCACCTTAGAGGACAATGTAGTGGTTTATCCAGGGCATGGTGCTTGGACTACTATAGGGAAGGAAAAGGCTACCAACCCATTTTTTAATTAG